A genomic region of Streptococcus suis contains the following coding sequences:
- a CDS encoding alpha-galactosidase, producing MNVIETYNEKQIFHLKTREFSYIIQVLETGDLVHRYFGKKIEKFSDGNKITYLDRSFSPSPITGDRTYSLDVLPLEYSSNGLGDFRTSALDVRNEFGVTLDLKYKEYRLYKGKKELRGLPASFGNQEEVESLEIDLYDQLTDVTVTLQYSVFEEASYLARSATIQTGKYPCKLEKVLSATLDFPHQDFIVHSLTGRYAYEKEWTQTPLTKGQYSIGSIRGASSHSRTPFLALASPDASEDKGDVYAAHLVYSGNFTAFVETTAMETSRLGLGLESHYFSWQLDKDDRFQTPEVLLSYTDKGFTGMTQNSHHFITKHLIRSSFVNKPRPILINNWEATYFEFTEEKILQLAQVASRAGIELFVLDDGWFGKRNNDESSLGDWKVNLDKLPNGLNGLAERINELGMKFGLWFEPEMISIDSDLYREHPDWAIRTEGRLPIYSREQLVLDLTKQEVCDYIIDSVSSILESANISYVKWDMNRNITNIPEGLANDQRFEFHHRYMLGLYRVLDHLTKRFPDILFESCAGGGGRNDLGIMYYMPQAWASDDTDAIERLSIQEGTSLIYPPSSIGAHVSAVPNHQVGRITPLATRGNVAMMGGAFGYELDLTKLSEKELDEISQQIETYHSIRETIQFGQLYRLKKTSNTWAANYVSQDKNQTVFTFVKILAKPEAPLLHVRLKGLDPDALYECPQLGETFYGDELMNIGLTMPHVQKDYFSVQYIFNKI from the coding sequence ATGAATGTGATTGAGACTTATAATGAAAAACAGATTTTTCACCTGAAAACAAGAGAATTCTCTTATATCATCCAAGTGTTGGAAACAGGAGATCTGGTTCATCGTTATTTTGGGAAAAAAATCGAAAAATTTAGCGATGGAAACAAAATAACATATTTAGATCGATCGTTTTCTCCGAGTCCAATTACTGGGGACAGGACATACTCATTGGATGTCCTCCCACTCGAATATTCTAGCAATGGTCTGGGAGATTTTAGAACCTCAGCACTAGATGTTCGGAACGAATTTGGGGTTACTCTTGACCTAAAATACAAAGAGTATCGATTATACAAGGGGAAAAAAGAACTGAGGGGATTACCAGCAAGTTTTGGAAATCAAGAAGAGGTAGAGAGTCTTGAAATTGATCTTTATGATCAGTTGACAGATGTTACCGTAACACTTCAGTATTCTGTTTTTGAAGAAGCTTCTTATCTCGCACGGTCAGCTACAATTCAAACTGGCAAATATCCATGCAAACTAGAGAAGGTCTTGTCTGCAACTCTTGATTTTCCACATCAAGATTTCATTGTTCACAGCTTGACAGGACGCTATGCTTATGAAAAAGAGTGGACACAGACCCCATTGACAAAAGGTCAGTATTCGATTGGTAGCATTCGAGGTGCTTCAAGTCACTCAAGAACACCCTTCTTAGCACTAGCCTCACCCGATGCAAGTGAGGACAAGGGCGATGTTTATGCGGCCCACCTTGTCTATAGTGGCAACTTTACAGCATTTGTCGAAACGACAGCCATGGAAACCAGTCGATTGGGATTAGGATTGGAAAGTCACTATTTCTCATGGCAATTGGATAAGGATGACCGGTTTCAAACTCCAGAAGTTCTCTTATCATATACTGATAAAGGATTTACTGGCATGACACAAAATAGTCATCACTTTATCACAAAACACCTCATTCGATCATCGTTTGTAAACAAACCAAGACCCATTTTAATCAACAACTGGGAAGCGACCTATTTCGAATTTACAGAAGAAAAGATTTTACAGTTAGCTCAGGTCGCAAGTCGAGCTGGTATTGAATTGTTTGTTCTGGATGATGGTTGGTTTGGTAAACGAAACAATGATGAAAGTTCATTGGGCGATTGGAAAGTCAATTTGGATAAGTTGCCAAATGGTTTGAATGGTTTAGCAGAGCGAATAAATGAGCTTGGCATGAAATTTGGACTGTGGTTTGAACCAGAGATGATTTCTATTGATAGCGATCTTTATCGTGAGCATCCTGATTGGGCAATTCGCACAGAAGGACGCTTACCAATCTACAGCCGAGAACAATTAGTTTTGGATTTGACCAAGCAGGAAGTCTGTGACTACATCATTGATAGCGTCTCTTCCATATTAGAATCAGCCAATATTTCTTATGTAAAATGGGATATGAACCGTAATATCACCAATATTCCTGAAGGTTTAGCAAATGACCAGCGCTTTGAGTTCCACCATCGTTACATGCTAGGTCTCTACCGTGTATTAGACCACCTTACCAAGCGGTTCCCAGATATTCTTTTCGAATCCTGTGCAGGCGGTGGAGGTCGTAATGATTTGGGAATCATGTATTACATGCCACAAGCTTGGGCAAGTGATGATACAGATGCGATTGAGCGCTTATCTATTCAAGAAGGTACTAGTTTGATTTATCCCCCTTCCTCAATTGGTGCACACGTTTCTGCAGTTCCAAACCATCAGGTTGGTCGAATCACACCTCTTGCTACACGAGGCAATGTGGCTATGATGGGAGGAGCATTTGGTTACGAGCTGGATTTAACGAAACTTTCGGAAAAGGAATTGGATGAAATCAGTCAGCAAATCGAAACCTATCACTCCATTCGTGAAACTATACAATTCGGTCAGCTCTACCGTCTGAAAAAGACGAGCAATACTTGGGCTGCCAATTATGTTAGTCAAGATAAGAATCAAACGGTCTTTACATTTGTAAAAATTCTTGCCAAGCCAGAAGCGCCTTTGCTTCATGTTCGGTTGAAGGGGCTAGACCCGGATGCCTTGTATGAATGCCCTCAATTGGGAGAAACATTCTACGGGGATGAACTGATGAACATTGGTCTTACAATGCCACATGTTCAAAAAGATTATTTTAGTGTACAATATATTTTTAACAAAATCTAG
- a CDS encoding MalY/PatB family protein gives MTQYNFIDSPNRLSQHAEKWRKVETDKELLPLWIADMDFEPLPEIRQAIRDYADHHVFGYPYASDSLYQSIIDWEDRQHGYKIERESILLIEGVVPALSVAIQSLTEEGDAVLINTPVYPPFARTVKLNNRQLVTNSLVDVDGIFRLDLDQLEKDIVENQVKLYIFCNPHNPGGRVWTREEVLAIGRLCQKHGVILVSDEIHQDLTLYGHKHYSFNTVDESFKEFSIILSSATKTFNIAGTKNSFAIIENPSIRKTFAKRQLINNQHEIPTIGLLTTEAAFTYGDEWLKELKVILERNIDFVEEYLTTHTRIKVMKPQGTYLIWLDFSAYELEHAELFDILHCKAKLILNDGLTFGKEGKHHARLNVAAPFDVIEEACQRLGKVFG, from the coding sequence ATGACACAGTATAATTTTATAGATAGTCCGAATCGCCTATCCCAGCATGCAGAAAAATGGAGAAAGGTAGAGACGGATAAAGAACTCTTACCCTTGTGGATTGCAGATATGGACTTTGAGCCACTTCCAGAAATTCGCCAAGCTATCCGTGACTACGCAGATCATCATGTTTTTGGTTATCCTTATGCTAGTGATAGCCTCTATCAGTCTATTATTGACTGGGAAGATAGACAGCATGGCTATAAGATTGAAAGAGAATCCATCCTACTCATCGAAGGAGTTGTTCCTGCTTTATCTGTAGCTATTCAATCTTTGACCGAAGAAGGGGATGCAGTCCTAATTAACACGCCAGTCTACCCACCCTTTGCACGGACTGTCAAATTAAACAATCGTCAGCTAGTCACCAATTCACTAGTTGATGTGGATGGTATTTTTAGGCTTGATCTTGACCAGCTTGAAAAGGACATTGTAGAGAATCAAGTTAAACTCTATATTTTCTGTAATCCCCACAACCCAGGTGGTAGGGTTTGGACAAGAGAGGAAGTTTTGGCGATTGGACGTCTTTGTCAGAAACATGGTGTTATCCTTGTCTCAGATGAAATCCATCAAGATTTGACCTTATATGGTCACAAGCATTATTCCTTTAACACAGTGGATGAAAGTTTTAAAGAGTTTTCAATCATCTTATCATCTGCGACCAAGACCTTCAATATTGCTGGTACAAAAAATAGCTTTGCAATCATTGAAAATCCAAGCATTCGCAAGACTTTCGCTAAGCGTCAATTGATAAATAATCAGCACGAGATTCCAACGATTGGCTTGTTAACCACGGAAGCTGCTTTCACTTATGGAGATGAGTGGTTGAAGGAGTTGAAGGTTATTTTGGAGAGAAATATAGACTTTGTTGAGGAGTATTTGACAACCCATACAAGGATCAAGGTCATGAAGCCCCAGGGAACCTACCTCATCTGGCTTGATTTTTCTGCTTATGAGTTAGAGCATGCGGAGCTCTTTGATATTCTTCATTGTAAAGCGAAGTTGATTTTGAATGATGGTTTGACCTTTGGTAAGGAAGGTAAGCACCATGCACGTCTGAATGTGGCAGCTCCATTTGATGTCATTGAAGAAGCTTGTCAGCGACTTGGTAAGGTTTTTGGATAA
- a CDS encoding tRNA1(Val) (adenine(37)-N6)-methyltransferase: MQKIELLDGERIDQLFSTDVQIIQNRKVFSYSIDSVLLSRFPKMPAQKGLIVDLCSGNGAVGLFASTRTKAQIIQVELQERLADMNRRSIALNGLEEQVSVINDDLANLPQYNLRSKVDLMLCNPPYFKVDEGSNLNESEHYLLARHEIATNLDSICQVAQQVLKSNGRLAMVHRPDRFLDILDTLRTYKLAPKRIQFVYPKASKEANMLLIEAIKDGSVDGLHILPPLVVHEENGDYTPAIHEIYYGK, translated from the coding sequence ATGCAAAAAATTGAGTTATTAGACGGAGAGCGGATTGACCAGCTCTTCTCGACAGATGTTCAGATTATTCAAAACCGGAAGGTTTTTAGCTACTCGATCGACAGTGTCCTCCTTTCGCGTTTTCCAAAAATGCCTGCTCAGAAGGGGCTGATTGTTGACCTTTGTAGTGGAAATGGGGCAGTGGGCCTCTTTGCCTCCACACGCACCAAGGCTCAGATTATTCAGGTCGAGTTGCAGGAACGGTTGGCGGACATGAATCGCCGCTCCATCGCCCTAAATGGTCTGGAGGAACAGGTATCGGTCATCAATGACGACTTGGCAAACCTGCCCCAGTATAATTTGCGGTCCAAGGTTGATTTGATGCTCTGCAATCCTCCCTACTTCAAGGTAGACGAGGGTTCGAACCTCAATGAAAGCGAGCATTATCTTCTGGCAAGACACGAGATTGCAACCAACCTAGACAGCATTTGCCAGGTGGCCCAACAGGTGCTCAAATCCAATGGTCGCTTGGCCATGGTCCACAGACCCGACCGATTTTTAGATATTTTGGACACACTAAGAACCTACAAACTTGCTCCCAAACGTATCCAGTTTGTCTATCCCAAGGCCAGCAAGGAGGCCAATATGTTGCTGATTGAGGCTATCAAGGACGGCTCGGTGGACGGGCTGCACATCCTGCCACCTCTGGTTGTCCATGAAGAAAACGGCGACTATACTCCGGCTATTCATGAGATTTATTATGGAAAATAA
- a CDS encoding FMN-dependent NADH-azoreductase: MATVLIVKAHPLDAQRSYALRALEEFQTRYASLHPEDRIEVVDVFEDQIPALDKSLLEAMGAAKKGIEISPEQAEQLDRYNALTQQFLAADKIVVVNPLWNLNVPSQLVSWINTINVAGLTFKYGPEGSIGLVKGKKLLHIQSNGGVYAGQDPAAQYIKSIFEFLGFEDIHQVFIEGQSADPSQAQAIFEEAMGKIDTILLHF, translated from the coding sequence ATGGCAACCGTATTAATTGTAAAGGCCCACCCCCTCGACGCACAAAGGTCCTACGCCTTGCGGGCTTTGGAAGAGTTTCAAACTCGGTACGCCAGTTTGCACCCAGAAGATCGGATTGAAGTAGTAGATGTTTTTGAAGACCAGATTCCCGCCTTAGACAAGTCCTTGTTAGAGGCTATGGGAGCAGCAAAAAAAGGTATAGAAATCAGTCCTGAACAAGCGGAGCAGTTGGACCGCTACAATGCCTTGACCCAACAATTTCTTGCAGCAGATAAGATTGTCGTGGTCAATCCCCTTTGGAACCTCAATGTGCCAAGTCAATTAGTGTCATGGATTAATACCATTAACGTTGCAGGACTGACCTTCAAGTATGGACCTGAGGGCTCTATCGGTCTGGTCAAGGGCAAAAAATTGTTGCATATCCAGTCCAATGGTGGAGTTTACGCAGGTCAAGATCCAGCAGCCCAATACATCAAATCTATCTTTGAGTTTCTGGGCTTTGAAGACATCCATCAGGTCTTTATCGAAGGACAATCGGCTGATCCAAGCCAGGCTCAAGCGATATTTGAAGAAGCTATGGGGAAAATTGATACAATTTTACTACATTTCTAA
- a CDS encoding GIY-YIG nuclease family protein, protein MENKAYFYVLECADGSLYTGYTTDVEKRLATHNRGKGAKYTRGRLPVSLLYQEAFASKQEAMSAEALFKKRSRQNKLDYIAEMQKKPCSK, encoded by the coding sequence ATGGAAAATAAGGCCTACTTTTATGTCTTGGAATGTGCCGACGGGAGTCTTTATACTGGTTATACGACTGATGTGGAGAAACGGCTTGCTACCCATAATCGTGGGAAAGGGGCCAAGTACACCCGCGGACGCTTGCCTGTCAGCCTGCTCTATCAAGAAGCCTTTGCTAGTAAGCAGGAAGCCATGTCCGCCGAGGCACTCTTTAAGAAACGCAGTCGGCAGAACAAGTTAGACTATATCGCAGAAATGCAAAAAAAGCCATGCTCCAAATGA
- a CDS encoding AraC family transcriptional regulator has translation MNILNIYNELDSHNFDLNVDHYGAEQCDKGYSFGPTIRNNFVLHFITKGRGKILVDGKTSYLAAGDLFVLPKDVSIFYQADDIDPWTYIWVGFSGSRAKDLLNQSQLLENYYLHSNLESPILGYMHQINHVQMHPIPSITELVLIGYLNQLLAALIEEFPSETLIKPETQTKHYVQQAIKMIHNHYAHPIKVSEIADFLALSRSYLYKIFKQETGYSIKDYILQVKMNRSCQLLEDASRSITEIAYSVGYQDPLTFSAAFKNYFHMSPTEFRKTQKNKD, from the coding sequence ATGAATATTCTGAACATCTATAACGAGCTTGATAGTCACAACTTTGACCTAAATGTAGACCATTACGGTGCCGAACAATGTGACAAGGGCTATTCCTTCGGTCCTACTATCCGTAATAATTTTGTCCTGCATTTTATTACAAAAGGAAGAGGAAAAATTCTTGTTGATGGAAAAACAAGCTATCTTGCTGCAGGCGATTTATTTGTTCTTCCAAAGGATGTTTCCATTTTCTATCAAGCTGATGATATAGATCCTTGGACCTATATATGGGTTGGTTTTAGTGGTTCACGAGCAAAAGACCTACTGAATCAAAGTCAACTGCTAGAAAACTACTACCTCCACTCCAATCTAGAGTCACCAATTCTAGGCTACATGCATCAGATTAACCATGTTCAGATGCATCCCATCCCCTCTATCACAGAATTGGTCTTAATTGGCTATCTCAATCAACTCTTAGCAGCACTCATCGAGGAATTTCCAAGTGAAACATTAATTAAGCCTGAAACACAAACCAAGCATTATGTTCAGCAAGCCATCAAGATGATCCATAACCACTATGCTCATCCAATTAAAGTTTCTGAAATAGCAGATTTTCTAGCTCTAAGCCGAAGCTATCTCTATAAAATTTTTAAGCAGGAAACTGGCTATTCTATCAAAGATTATATTTTACAAGTAAAAATGAATCGTTCTTGTCAACTATTAGAAGATGCTTCTCGGAGTATCACTGAAATCGCCTATTCTGTCGGCTACCAAGACCCTCTTACCTTCAGCGCGGCCTTTAAAAATTATTTCCATATGAGCCCGACAGAATTTCGAAAAACACAAAAAAATAAGGATTAG
- a CDS encoding cystathionine gamma-synthase — translation MIDYKIDTILAHTGINNDEKTGALISPIHLSTTYQHPEFGQSTGYDYTRTKNPTRASLETTLAAIEKADYALATSSGMAALALLFNGFPVGSQVVAARDLYGGSFRWFNEQESIGRFQFTYANTEEELIAAITEETDYVYLETPTNPLMVEFDIAKVSAIAHAKGAKVIVDNTFYSPIYQNPLVLGADVVLHSATKYLSGHNDVLAGALMTNDQALYDKLFYDQNTSGPTLSPLDSYLLMRGLKTLSLRMERATQNAQKIVAYLEKSPAVKQVYYTGKGGMISVKVVDESRIPHILNTLKVFTFAESLGGVESLITYPATQTHADIPAETRHSYGLTDDLLRLSIGIEDAEDLIADLKTALEG, via the coding sequence ATGATAGATTATAAGATTGATACGATTTTGGCACATACTGGCATCAATAACGATGAAAAAACTGGGGCATTGATTTCCCCTATTCACCTTTCGACGACCTATCAACACCCTGAGTTTGGTCAATCGACAGGTTATGACTACACGAGAACAAAAAATCCGACACGTGCCAGTCTAGAGACGACTTTGGCAGCTATTGAAAAAGCCGACTATGCCCTAGCAACGAGCTCGGGAATGGCTGCTCTGGCCTTACTTTTTAATGGTTTTCCTGTAGGGAGTCAAGTGGTAGCGGCGCGTGATTTGTACGGTGGTTCCTTCCGCTGGTTCAATGAGCAAGAGAGTATCGGTAGATTTCAATTTACCTATGCAAACACCGAGGAGGAGCTGATTGCAGCCATCACCGAAGAGACAGACTATGTTTATCTGGAGACGCCGACCAACCCACTCATGGTGGAGTTTGACATCGCTAAGGTTTCGGCTATCGCCCATGCCAAAGGTGCTAAGGTAATTGTCGATAACACTTTTTATAGCCCTATTTATCAAAATCCACTTGTTCTAGGAGCGGACGTTGTCCTACATTCAGCAACCAAGTACCTATCTGGGCATAATGATGTACTAGCTGGCGCTTTGATGACCAATGATCAAGCCCTATATGATAAGCTCTTTTATGACCAAAATACATCGGGGCCAACCCTATCTCCACTGGATTCTTACTTACTCATGCGTGGACTCAAAACCCTCTCGCTTCGAATGGAGCGGGCGACACAAAATGCTCAGAAAATTGTTGCCTATTTGGAGAAGAGTCCAGCAGTCAAGCAAGTTTACTACACAGGAAAAGGTGGGATGATTTCTGTTAAGGTGGTAGATGAAAGTCGGATTCCCCATATTCTCAACACCCTGAAAGTCTTTACCTTTGCTGAAAGTCTGGGTGGAGTAGAGAGTCTGATTACCTATCCAGCCACTCAGACCCACGCAGATATTCCAGCTGAAACCCGTCATTCTTACGGTTTGACAGATGATTTACTTCGTTTATCTATTGGTATAGAGGATGCGGAAGACTTGATTGCAGATTTAAAAACAGCCTTGGAGGGATAA
- a CDS encoding GNAT family N-acetyltransferase has product MITYKQHSQLDFQAVLELYASVGWTNYTDRPAVLQKALEHSLFVLAAFDGNRLVGLLRAVGDGHSIVFIQDILVLPTYQRQGIGRQLLEQAITHFSGIYQLHLLTDNTEKTRSFYEAIGFTAVDSLDCVAYTYLK; this is encoded by the coding sequence ATGATTACTTACAAACAACATTCTCAACTCGATTTTCAAGCTGTCCTTGAACTCTATGCTTCAGTTGGTTGGACAAATTATACTGACCGGCCTGCCGTGTTACAGAAGGCTTTGGAACATAGCCTGTTTGTTCTTGCGGCCTTTGACGGTAATCGTCTAGTGGGTCTCTTGCGAGCAGTTGGTGACGGCCATTCAATCGTTTTTATTCAGGACATCTTGGTTCTGCCAACCTATCAGCGACAAGGAATTGGGCGTCAGCTTTTGGAGCAGGCCATTACCCACTTTTCAGGGATTTATCAGCTGCATCTCTTGACGGACAATACTGAGAAAACGCGATCTTTCTATGAGGCAATTGGCTTTACAGCCGTTGATAGCCTGGACTGTGTCGCTTACACCTATTTAAAATAA
- a CDS encoding YitT family protein: MMQIKWRDCLLICFGAILYALVLNMLIIPHEFGEGGITGVTLLLFYTTGIETSLSSFVLNGILIVLAYRFLSKLTVFYTFLAVATMSLTMHYTTFLQIKWLPLIPSALLAGLVTGLSMALVIYGNGSTAGSDIIALLCNKYFKWKISTVILIFDVFVVTPLAFKIGLVKTFWTLVMVVIISKSLDWFLQALKKNNHK, encoded by the coding sequence ATGATGCAGATAAAATGGAGAGACTGCTTATTGATATGTTTTGGGGCAATCCTATATGCCCTTGTTTTGAATATGCTCATCATTCCACATGAATTTGGCGAAGGTGGGATTACTGGTGTTACCCTACTTTTGTTTTATACGACAGGGATTGAAACAAGTCTGTCCAGTTTTGTTTTGAATGGGATTTTGATTGTATTAGCCTATCGCTTTTTGAGTAAGTTAACGGTTTTCTATACTTTCTTAGCGGTTGCTACTATGTCCTTAACCATGCATTATACGACTTTTCTGCAAATAAAATGGTTGCCCCTGATTCCCTCTGCTCTCTTGGCGGGATTGGTGACAGGTTTATCAATGGCTCTAGTCATTTATGGAAACGGGTCCACGGCAGGAAGTGATATTATTGCATTGTTGTGTAATAAATATTTCAAATGGAAGATTTCCACCGTTATTCTCATTTTTGATGTATTTGTGGTAACTCCTTTGGCTTTTAAAATTGGGCTTGTAAAAACATTTTGGACATTGGTAATGGTTGTCATTATCAGTAAAAGTTTGGACTGGTTCTTGCAAGCATTGAAAAAGAATAATCATAAATAA
- a CDS encoding PH domain-containing protein, which translates to MGLFSGLLGNASQMDNDKIEQELEHVLLDNEQVEVAFSLVRDLIVFTEYRLILVDKQGMTGKKVSYKSIPYRSISRFTVETSGHFDLDAELKIWISSAVEPAEILQFKSDKSVIAIQKALASAVLGK; encoded by the coding sequence ATGGGACTATTTTCAGGTTTACTAGGTAATGCCTCGCAAATGGATAATGATAAGATTGAACAGGAATTGGAGCATGTTCTACTGGATAATGAACAGGTTGAGGTGGCATTTAGTCTGGTTCGTGATTTGATTGTTTTTACAGAATATCGATTGATTTTGGTCGATAAGCAAGGAATGACTGGGAAAAAGGTATCTTATAAATCGATTCCTTACCGCTCGATTTCACGTTTTACGGTAGAAACCTCTGGTCATTTTGACTTAGATGCTGAGCTGAAAATATGGATTTCATCGGCTGTTGAACCTGCTGAAATTCTTCAGTTTAAGAGCGATAAGAGTGTTATTGCTATTCAAAAAGCACTGGCTTCAGCAGTCTTAGGAAAATAG
- a CDS encoding DEAD/DEAH box helicase, producing MKFTELNLSEDILLAVEKAGFETPSPIQEQTIPLALEGKDVIGQAQTGTGKTAAFGLPTLNKINTNNQAIQALIIAPTRELAVQSQEELFKFGREKGVKVRSVYGGSSIEKQIKALRSGAHIVVGTPGRLLDLIKRKALKLDGVETLILDEADEMLNMGFLDDIEAIIERVPESRQTLLFSATMPEPIKRIGVKFMKEPEHVKIAAKELTNVNVDQYYIRVKEHEKFDTMTRLMDVDQPELSIVFGRTKRRVDELTRGLKLRGFRAEGIHGDLDQNKRLRVIRDFKNDQIDVLVATDVAARGLDISGVTHVYNYDIPQDPESYVHRIGRTGRAGQSGQSITFVSPNEMGYLAIIEDLTKKRMKGLKPATAQEAFEAKKKVALKKIEREMADETIRSNFDKFKKDAVKLAAEFTPEELALYVLTLTVQDPESLPEVEIAREKPLPFKFAPGQAKGKGGRGGRDRDRGGRRDGDRNRDRGGRRGDRNDRNRRDDKFKRDNRRQDNKKPHQRTSSEKKTGFVIRNKGER from the coding sequence TTGAAATTTACTGAATTAAATCTATCAGAAGATATTTTGCTTGCCGTTGAGAAGGCTGGTTTTGAAACGCCGTCACCAATCCAGGAGCAGACCATTCCGCTTGCTCTGGAAGGAAAAGATGTGATTGGTCAAGCGCAGACGGGGACAGGGAAAACTGCAGCCTTTGGTTTGCCAACTCTCAACAAGATTAATACAAACAATCAAGCAATTCAGGCCTTGATTATTGCTCCAACGCGTGAGTTGGCGGTGCAGAGTCAGGAAGAACTCTTCAAATTTGGTCGTGAAAAGGGTGTGAAAGTCCGCTCTGTTTACGGTGGATCAAGCATTGAAAAACAAATCAAGGCCCTTCGCTCAGGTGCCCACATCGTTGTTGGTACACCAGGACGCTTACTGGACTTGATCAAACGCAAAGCCCTCAAACTTGACGGCGTTGAAACCCTCATTCTTGATGAGGCTGATGAAATGCTCAACATGGGCTTCTTGGACGATATTGAAGCGATCATTGAACGTGTGCCAGAAAGTCGCCAGACTCTCCTATTTTCTGCGACCATGCCAGAGCCAATCAAGCGTATTGGTGTCAAATTCATGAAAGAGCCTGAGCACGTTAAGATTGCGGCTAAGGAATTGACCAACGTTAACGTTGACCAATACTATATCCGTGTCAAAGAACATGAAAAATTTGACACCATGACACGCCTTATGGACGTTGACCAGCCTGAATTGTCTATCGTCTTCGGTCGTACTAAGCGCCGTGTTGATGAATTGACTCGTGGTTTGAAATTGCGTGGCTTCCGTGCGGAAGGTATCCACGGAGATTTGGATCAGAACAAACGTCTACGTGTTATTCGTGATTTTAAAAATGACCAGATTGACGTCCTTGTTGCGACGGACGTTGCGGCGCGTGGATTGGATATTTCAGGTGTAACGCATGTCTATAACTACGATATTCCACAGGATCCAGAAAGCTATGTTCACCGTATCGGTCGTACAGGTCGTGCAGGTCAATCAGGTCAGTCTATTACCTTTGTTTCGCCAAACGAGATGGGCTACTTGGCAATCATCGAAGATTTGACCAAGAAACGTATGAAAGGTCTCAAACCAGCAACTGCTCAGGAAGCATTCGAAGCTAAGAAGAAAGTTGCTTTGAAAAAGATTGAGCGCGAAATGGCGGATGAAACTATCCGTAGCAATTTCGATAAGTTCAAGAAAGATGCAGTCAAGTTGGCAGCTGAATTTACCCCTGAAGAGTTAGCGCTTTATGTATTGACCTTGACTGTTCAGGATCCAGAAAGCCTGCCAGAGGTAGAAATTGCGCGTGAAAAACCTTTGCCATTCAAGTTTGCACCTGGTCAAGCTAAGGGCAAGGGTGGCCGTGGTGGTCGCGACCGTGATCGTGGTGGCCGTCGTGACGGTGACCGCAACCGAGACCGCGGAGGACGCCGTGGTGATCGTAACGACCGCAACCGTCGTGATGACAAGTTCAAACGTGACAACCGCCGTCAGGACAACAAAAAACCACACCAACGCACATCAAGTGAAAAGAAAACAGGCTTTGTTATCCGTAATAAAGGCGAGAGATAA